In the genome of Epinephelus lanceolatus isolate andai-2023 chromosome 18, ASM4190304v1, whole genome shotgun sequence, one region contains:
- the mvp gene encoding major vault protein: MSKKLGNRGQEIETLVEASIIRIPPHHYIHVLDQNTNIARVEIGPLTYIRQDNERVLFLPVRMIMVPPRHYCVVINPVARDDDNQVLFDQSGQAKLRHADLEIRLTQDPFPLYPGEEVQQDVTPLQIVYPDTALRLQALLDFEEEGGEKRVAGDEWLFEGPGTYIPKKEVAVLETIKATVIRENQAIRLRARKEGVDRGGVRRVTGEEWLVSKVGAYLPGAHEEVIDIVNAFILTDKKALHVRALRPFKDAGGRDRRTGEEWLVTMADREAHIPSVAEEVVGVVDVTTLSSRQYCVILDPVGPDGKPQLGQRKVVKGERSFFLQPGEQLEQGIQDVYVLSEEEGLVLRAVEAFTDTEERDEEEEEAEEEELMQERAKRSRRSGILRRPGDRWMLRGPIEYVPPVAVEVLVKRQAIPLDENEGIYVRDITTGKVRAVIGHTYMLTQNEELWQKELPPNVEALIVSPLDPLADRSDRTRTGEARVRDKTRVVSYRVPHNAAVQVYDYREKKARVVFGPEMVMLGPDEQFTVLSLSGDKPKRANVIKAICLLLGPDFFTDIITIETADHARLQLQLSYNWHFDVKFPVDPADAAALFSVPDFVGDSCKAIASRVRGAVASVQFDDFHKNSNRIICSAVFGFDEKLAVRPSLRFNQNNLMISSVDIQSVEPVDQRTRDALQKSVQLAIEITTNSQEAAARHEAERLEQEARGKLERQRINDQAEAERARKELLELEALSAAVESTGAAKAEAQSRAEAARIQGEAAVHEAKLKAEAQRIEAEAELQRLAKAREQELSYKKQMDSLEVDKQKSLAVIESERFSKLVESLGTDTLTEMARAGPELQVKMLQALGLKSTLITDGSSPINLFTTANGLLGALPGQGLGQ; this comes from the exons aGTGCTGTTTCTGCCGGTCCGGATGATCATGGTGCCGCCGCGGCACTACTGTGTGGTCATCAACCCCGTGGCTCGAGATGATGACAACCAGGTCCTCTTTGACCAGTCAGGTCAGGCCAAACTTCGCCACGCTGACCTGGAGATCCGCCTGACCCAGGACCCGTTCCCTCTGTACCCAGGAGAGGAGGTCCAGCAG GATGTGACTCCGCTTCAGATCGTGTATCCCGACACGGCGCTGCGTCTTCAGGCTCTGCTGGACtttgaggaggagggaggagagaagagggtgGCCGGAGACGAGTGGCTGTTCGAAGGACCAG GGACCTACATTCCAAAGAAGGAGGTGGCGGTGCTGGAGAccatcaaggccactgtgatcAGAGAGAACCAAGCTATCAGACTGAGGGCTCGCAAGGAAGGAGTAGACAGAGGAGGAGTCCGCAGGGTCACAG GTGAGGAGTGGCTGGTCAGTAAGGTGGGAGCGTACCTTCCAGGTGCCCATGAAGAAGTCATTGATATTGTGAACGCTTTCATCCTTACTGACAAG AAAGCGCTTCATGTTCGCGCCCTGCGACCCTTTAAAGATGCTGGTGGGCGGGACCGCCGCACAGGGGAGGAGTGGCTGGTCACCATGGCCGACAGGGAGGCTCACATCCCTTCTGTGGCGGAGGAGGTGGTAGGAGTGGTGGATGTGACCACTCTGAGCAGCAGACAGTACTGTGTGATACTGGACCCAGTCGGACCCGACGGGAAACCCCAGCTGGGACAGAGGAAGGTGGTGAAG GGTGAGCGCTCATTTTTCCTGCAGCCGGGTGAGCAACTTGAACAGGGCATCCAAGATGTCTACGTGTTGTCGGAGGAGGAGGGTCTGGTGCTGAGAGCTGTGGAGGCTTTCACTGACACTGAGGAG CGCgacgaggaagaagaggaggcgGAGGAAGAGGAGCTGATGCAGGAGAGGGCGAAGCGCTCGCGGAGAAGTGGCATCCTCCGTCGCCCTGGAGACCGCTGGATGCTACGGGGTCCCATTGAGTACGTCCCCCCTGTTGCTGTTGAGGTGTTGGTGAAACGACAGGCCATCCCATTGGATGAGAACGAGGGCATCTACGTCAGGGACATCACAACTGGAAAG GTGCGTGCAGTGATCGGTCACACCTACATGCTGACTCAGAATGAGGAGTTGTGGCAGAAGGAACTTCCTCCCAATGTGGAGGCACTGATAGTTTCTCCTCTCGATCCGCTTGCCGACCGCTCGGACCGGACCAGAACCGGAGAGGCTCGGGTCAGGGACAAGACCAGAGTGGTCTCCTACAGGGTCCCCCACAACGCTGCAGTCCAGGTCTATGACTACAGAGAGAAGAAGGCCAG GGTGGTGTTCGGACCAGAGATGGTGATGCTGGGGCCTGACGAGCAGTTCACCGTGCTGTCTCTGTCTGGAGACAAACCAAAGAGGGCCAACGTCATTAAAGCCATCTGCCTCCTGCTGGGGCCCGACTTCTTCACCGACATCATCACCATCGAGACAGCTGACCACGCCCggttgcagctgcagctctcctACAACTG GCACTTTGATGTAAAGTTTCCAGTGGACCCTGCTGATGCAGCAGCTCTGTTTTCAGTTCCTGACTTTGTCGGAGACTCCTGCAAAGCCATTGCCTCCCGAGTCAGAGGAGCCGTCGCCTCCGTGCAGTTTGATGATTTCCACAAG AACTCAAACCGGATCATTTGCTCGGCGGTGTTTGGGTTCGATGAGAAGCTGGCGGTTCGTCCCAGCCTTCGCTTCAACCAGAACAACCTGATGATCAGCAGCGTGGACATCCAGTCTGTTGAGCCAGTTGACCAGAGGACACGAGATGCCCTGCAGAAGAGTGTCCAGCTGGCCATCGAGATCACTACCAACTCCCAGGAGGCTGCGGCACG GCATGAGGCGGAGCGCCTGGAGCAGGAGGCACGGGGTAAACTGGAGAGGCAGAGGATCAACGACCAGGCAGAGGCTGAGAGAGCCAGGAAGGAGCTGCTGGAGCTGGAGGCACTCAG tgctGCAGTGGAGAGTACAGGAGCTGCGAAGGCTGAGGCTCAGTCTCGGGCAGAGGCAGCTCGTATTCAGGGAGAGGCGGCGGTTCATGAGGCCAAACTGAAGGCTGAAGCTCAGAGGATTGAGGCG GAGGCAGAGCTCCAGCGGCTGGCGAAGGCTCGTGAGCAGGAGCTGAGCTACAAGAAGCAGATGGACAGTCTGGAGGTGGACAAGCAGAAGAGTCTTGCTGTCATCGAGAGCGAGCGCTTCAGTAAGCTGGTGGAGAGTCTGGGCACCGACACGCTGACGGAGATGGCCAGAGCCGGGCCCGAGCTGCAG GTGAAAATGCTGCAGGCTCTGGGGCTGAAGTCGACCCTGATCACAGATGGGTCGTCACCCATCAACCTCTTCACCACAGCCAATGGCCTGCTGGGGGCGTTGCCGGGACAGGGACTGGGACAGTGA